From Vigna unguiculata cultivar IT97K-499-35 chromosome 5, ASM411807v1, whole genome shotgun sequence, the proteins below share one genomic window:
- the LOC114185692 gene encoding pentatricopeptide repeat-containing protein At2g36730, with protein MVRLPKLNTQFLSKKHQCLFLLNLCGSMEQMRQIQAQIHLSGLYQDTHTLSELVYFCSLSPSKNLRHARALVHHGATSSPISWNILIRGYAASDSPLEAFWVFRKMRERGAMPNKLTFPFLIKSCAAASALGEGKQVHADAFKCGLDSDVYVGNNLINFYGCCKRIVDARKVFDEMPDRTVVSWNSVITACVESLWLGEGIEYFFRMWGCGFEPDETSMVLLLSVCAELGYLSLGRWAHSQLVLRGMVLSVQLGTALVDMYGKSGALGYARFVFERMEKKNVWTWSAMILGLAQHGFAKEALALFAMMSSNNNHDICPNYVTYLGVLCACSHAGMVDEGYQYFHDMECVHGIKPLMMHYGVMVDVFGRAGLLEEAYEFIQRMPIEPDPVVWRTLLSACTVHDVHDHAGIGERVRKRLLRMEPRRGGNLVIVANMYAEVGMWEKAANVRRVMRDGGMKKMAGESCVDLGGSMHRFFAGYDPCPDLTPVYYLLHGLNLHLKMVY; from the coding sequence ATGGTTCGTCTTCCGAAATTGAACACACAGTTCCTCTCGAAGAAGCACCAATGCCTCTTTCTCCTAAACTTGTGTGGTTCCATGGAACAAATGCGTCAAATCCAGGCACAAATCCACCTCTCTGGTCTCTACCAAGACACACACACTCTCTCGGAACTCGTCTACTTTTGCTCCCTCTCTCCCTCCAAGAACCTCCGCCACGCGCGCGCACTCGTGCACCACGGTGCCACTTCATCACCCATTTCGTGGAACATTCTCATCCGAGGCTATGCCGCGAGCGATTCCCCCCTTGAAGCTTTCTGGGTATTTCGGAAAATGCGAGAACGTGGCGCCATGCCTAACAAACTCACCTTCCCTTTCCTCATTAAGTCTTGTGCTGCGGCTTCTGCACTTGGTGAAGGGAAGCAGGTTCATGCGGACgcttttaagtgtggtttggaCTCTGACGTGTACGTTGGTAACAATTTGATTAACTTTTACGGGTGTTGTAAGAGGATTGTGGATGCAAGaaaggtgtttgatgaaatgcctGACAGAACAGTTGTTTCTTGGAATTCGGTTATCACTGCGTGTGTTGAGAGCCTTTGGTTGGGTGAGGGGATTGAGTATTTTTTCAGGATGTGGGGTTGTGGGTTTGAGCCTGATGAGACTTCCATGGTGTTGTTACTATCTGTTTGTGCTGAGTTGGGGTACTTGAGTTTGGGAAGATGGGCTCATTCTCAATTGGTTTTGAGAGGGATGGTTCTAAGTGTTCAATTGGGTACTGCTCTTGTTGACATGTACGGGAAGTCTGGGGCTTTGGGCTATGCAAGGTTTGTTTTTGAGAGAATGGAAAAGAAGAATGTGTGGACATGGAGTGCAATGATATTGGGGTTGGCTCAGCACGGGTTTGCTAAGGAAGCCCTTGCGCTGTTTGCAATGATGAGTAGCAATAACAATCATGATATATGTCCAAATTATGTGACCTATCTCGGGGTTCTTTGTGCTTGTAGCCATGCTGGGATGGTAGATGAGGGTTACCAATATTTTCATGACATGGAATGTGTGCATGGGATCAAGCCCCTGATGATGCATTATGGAGTCATGGTCGATGTATTTGGCCGCGCTGGCCTTCTCGAAGAAGCTTATGAGTTTATACAGAGGATGCCTATTGAGCCTGATCCGGTTGTGTGGAGGACATTGCTAAGTGCATGCACTGTACATGATGTGCATGACCATGCAGGGATTGGAGAAAGAGTGAGGAAGAGGTTACTTAGGATGGAGCCAAGGAGGGGAGGGAATTTGGTTATTGTTGCTAACATGTACGCTGAAGTGGGTATGTGGGAGAAAGCAGCAAATGTGAGGAGGGTGATGAGAGATGGAGGAATGAAGAAGATGGCTGGGGAGAGTTGTGTTGACTTAGGTGGCTCCATGCATAGGTTCTTCGCGGGGTATGATCCTTGCCCAGATTTGACGCCTGTTTATTATCTGCTCCATGGATTGAACTTGCACTTGAAAATGGTTTACTGA